Proteins encoded within one genomic window of Methanothrix harundinacea 6Ac:
- the pstC gene encoding phosphate ABC transporter permease subunit PstC produces MDLSKKRRGPIRRQVGERIIESSFFFAAIASILVMVLIFYFLIRESLVAFQEVGVFDLVFGMKWHSAGEIFGMTPIIVGSIMVTLLALIINIAVGVPLAVYLSELAGPRSRSILKPAIELLAGVPSIVYGFLGVLILVAYLERSFDMLTGRSILAGSILLGIMFIPALTTICEDALRAVPREFKEGSLALGATRWQTVRRVTLPAASSGIIAAVVLNVGNIIGETMAALLVVGNVARLPSPIFDVFDPSAIFTSVIAGEMGEVPHGSIHYHALFAVGFVLLAIVTLLNISADLVRAAIKKKFGGY; encoded by the coding sequence ATGGATCTTTCGAAGAAGAGAAGAGGACCAATCCGCCGCCAGGTCGGCGAGCGGATCATCGAGTCCTCCTTCTTCTTCGCCGCCATCGCCTCGATCCTGGTGATGGTCCTCATCTTCTACTTCCTGATCCGCGAGAGCCTTGTAGCCTTCCAGGAGGTGGGTGTATTCGACCTCGTCTTCGGGATGAAGTGGCACTCCGCCGGGGAGATCTTCGGTATGACCCCCATCATCGTGGGATCGATCATGGTGACCCTCCTCGCCCTCATCATCAACATCGCCGTGGGGGTTCCCCTGGCGGTGTACCTCTCGGAGCTGGCCGGACCCAGGAGCCGCTCGATATTGAAGCCGGCGATAGAGCTCTTGGCCGGGGTCCCCTCCATCGTATACGGCTTCCTCGGGGTCCTCATTCTCGTCGCCTACCTGGAGCGGAGCTTCGATATGCTGACGGGCCGGTCGATCCTGGCGGGGTCGATCCTCCTTGGGATCATGTTCATCCCCGCCCTGACGACGATCTGCGAGGACGCCCTCCGGGCCGTCCCCCGGGAGTTCAAGGAGGGGTCCCTGGCTCTGGGGGCGACCCGGTGGCAGACGGTCCGGCGGGTCACCCTCCCGGCCGCCTCCTCCGGGATCATCGCCGCCGTCGTCCTCAACGTCGGGAACATCATCGGTGAGACGATGGCCGCCCTCCTGGTGGTGGGGAACGTGGCGCGGCTGCCTTCCCCCATCTTCGACGTCTTCGACCCCAGCGCCATCTTCACCTCCGTCATCGCCGGGGAGATGGGGGAGGTTCCCCACGGATCGATCCACTACCATGCCCTCTTCGCCGTCGGTTTCGTCCTCCTCGCCATCGTCACCCTCCTCAACATCTCGGCGGACCTGGTCAGGGCTGCCATCAAGAAGAAGTTCGGTGGATATTGA
- the pstC gene encoding phosphate ABC transporter permease subunit PstC: MDHPEKRRPPRSRRYGDRFVEALLFSAAITSILAMLLIFYFLTFESFLAFREVGVFDMLLGQKWHPAGEVFGMAPIIAGSVLITTIALIINILVGVPLAIYLSELAGRRSREFLKPAIELLAGVPSIVYGFLGVLVLVVYLERSFNMLTGRSILAGAILLGIMFIPALTTICEDALRAVPKEFKEGSLALGATRWQTVRRVTLPAASSGIIAAVILNVGRIIGETMAALLVVGNVARLPSPIFDAFDRGAIFTSVIAGEMGEVAHGSIHYHALFAVGFVLLAIVTILNISADLVRAAIQKRFGGY; encoded by the coding sequence ATGGACCACCCAGAGAAGCGGAGGCCGCCCCGGTCTCGCAGATACGGCGATCGCTTTGTGGAGGCGCTCCTATTCTCTGCCGCCATCACCTCCATCCTGGCGATGCTTCTGATCTTCTACTTCCTCACCTTCGAGAGCTTCCTCGCCTTCCGGGAGGTGGGGGTCTTCGATATGCTCCTGGGGCAGAAGTGGCATCCCGCCGGGGAGGTCTTCGGGATGGCGCCGATCATAGCGGGCTCAGTCCTCATCACCACCATCGCCCTCATCATAAACATCCTGGTGGGGGTGCCCCTGGCGATATACCTCTCGGAGCTCGCGGGCCGCCGGTCCCGGGAGTTTCTAAAGCCGGCGATAGAGCTCTTGGCCGGGGTCCCCTCCATCGTCTACGGCTTCCTCGGAGTCCTCGTCCTGGTGGTTTACCTGGAGCGGAGCTTCAACATGCTGACGGGCCGGTCGATCCTGGCGGGGGCGATCCTCCTCGGGATCATGTTCATCCCCGCCCTGACGACGATCTGCGAGGACGCCCTCAGGGCCGTCCCCAAGGAGTTCAAGGAGGGGTCTCTGGCCCTGGGGGCGACCCGCTGGCAGACGGTCCGGCGGGTCACCCTCCCGGCCGCCTCCTCGGGGATCATAGCCGCCGTCATCCTCAACGTCGGCCGGATCATCGGGGAGACGATGGCCGCCCTCCTGGTGGTGGGGAATGTGGCCCGTCTGCCGTCCCCCATCTTCGACGCCTTCGACCGGGGCGCCATCTTCACCTCGGTCATCGCCGGGGAGATGGGGGAGGTGGCCCACGGATCGATCCACTACCACGCCCTCTTCGCCGTCGGTTTCGTCCTCCTCGCCATCGTCACCATCCTGAACATCTCGGCGGACCTCGTCAGGGCGGCGATCCAGAAGCGGTTTGGAGGGTACTGA
- a CDS encoding alkaline phosphatase, whose product MRRNHSTLWVLAILFATASLPMTAMGAEVGEETADGAKSVIFLIGDGMGYAQLTAARWEKAGGDQPGYQPTLDNYQTTRLYMDGMEYAGHISTHSLDSWITDSAAAVTAMATGQKTYNDVISVGNITAHGEIMGRNNATLYAVPLKTILEMADEAGKATGVVSTSRITHATPAGYYSHVAFRDWEDEIAEQCIESDMEVAMGGGASKFSFDNRSLLEEAPSLGWTVVRNGRELSAVDPASTDRLLGIFTDSHMSYELDRDPAAEPSLAEMTEKAIEILSRDDDGFFLIVEGARIDHAGHARDYKRAVGDTLAFDEAVKVALDYAAENPETLVVVTADHECGGLVLGANSSEYIEGWAPNFGSGAYPVSDSYADLQILEEASHTATDVPIFASGPGAIEFSRGLIDNTEVFEILKAAMGL is encoded by the coding sequence ATGAGAAGGAACCATTCAACCCTCTGGGTTTTGGCGATATTGTTCGCTACAGCTTCGCTTCCCATGACGGCCATGGGAGCGGAGGTTGGAGAGGAAACAGCAGACGGTGCAAAGAGCGTCATATTCCTGATCGGCGACGGCATGGGATACGCCCAGCTCACCGCCGCGCGATGGGAGAAGGCCGGCGGAGACCAGCCCGGCTACCAGCCCACCCTGGACAACTACCAGACTACCAGGCTGTACATGGACGGGATGGAGTATGCTGGGCACATCTCCACCCACTCCCTGGACAGCTGGATCACCGACTCCGCCGCCGCGGTGACGGCCATGGCCACCGGCCAGAAGACCTACAACGACGTCATCAGCGTCGGCAACATCACAGCTCATGGCGAGATCATGGGACGGAATAACGCCACTCTGTACGCCGTTCCCCTGAAGACGATCCTGGAGATGGCCGATGAGGCAGGAAAGGCCACCGGCGTCGTCAGCACCTCCAGGATCACCCACGCCACCCCTGCCGGATACTACTCCCACGTCGCCTTCCGGGACTGGGAGGATGAGATCGCAGAGCAGTGCATCGAGAGCGATATGGAGGTGGCCATGGGAGGCGGCGCGAGCAAGTTCTCCTTCGACAACAGAAGCCTCCTGGAAGAGGCACCCTCCCTGGGATGGACTGTGGTCAGAAACGGGAGGGAGCTTTCAGCGGTGGACCCCGCCTCCACCGATAGGCTCCTCGGAATCTTCACCGACTCCCATATGTCCTACGAGCTGGATCGAGACCCCGCCGCCGAGCCGAGCCTGGCGGAGATGACCGAGAAGGCCATCGAAATCCTCTCCAGGGACGATGACGGCTTCTTCCTCATTGTGGAGGGGGCGAGGATAGACCACGCCGGCCACGCCCGGGACTACAAGAGGGCGGTCGGTGACACCCTAGCCTTCGACGAGGCCGTCAAGGTAGCCCTGGACTACGCGGCCGAAAACCCTGAGACCCTGGTGGTCGTCACCGCTGACCACGAGTGCGGAGGCCTGGTTCTGGGAGCCAACAGCAGCGAGTACATCGAGGGCTGGGCCCCCAACTTCGGATCCGGAGCCTACCCCGTCAGCGACTCCTACGCCGACCTCCAGATCCTGGAGGAGGCATCCCACACCGCCACCGACGTCCCCATCTTCGCGAGCGGCCCTGGGGCGATCGAATTTTCCCGGGGGCTCATCGACAACACCGAGGTCTTCGAAATCTTGAAAGCGGCGATGGGGCTCTGA